The DNA region ACATGGCGCAGCGCCTCGCAGACGCAGGTTACTTAGTGTTGTTGCCGGACCTTTTCTATCGCTATGGCCCCTATGGGCCCTTGGTACCAACCGAGGTTTTCAAAGGTGATGTAGGTGCGATACTAGGCCCGCTGATGGCTACGACCAACAACATAAAGGCAGCAGAGGACACCGAGGCGTTCCTGGCCTATCTCAACACACGCACGGATGTCGCTGGCGATAAGGCTGGCGCTGTCGGTTTTTGCATGGGTGGGGGTATGGCGATCACCTCGGCAGCCACCCATTCGGATCATTTCGCTGCGGTGGCCAGCTTCCACGGTGGAAACCTCGCTAACGACGCACCCAGCAGCCCGCATCGTTTCGCGCCAAAGTTGAAAGCCGAGCTCTATGTGGCGGGCGCTGACAACGATGCAAGCTACCCACCGGCAATGGCCGAGCGGCTTGAGGCGGCGTTAACAGAAGCGGGCGTGCGGCACTTCGCCGAAATCTATCCCGGCGCTGCGCACGGCTGGATGATGCCGGATTTTCCTGTCTATGATCGGGTGTCGGCCGAGCGCGGCTGGCAGGCTATGCTTGCACTGTTCCATCGTAATTTACGGAATGATAAGATCTTGAAATGCTCGTAAGTGTGGAAATTGCTTCTTAGCTAGGTAGGCTTCCTCATCGAGCCTTGACGGGCGCCCCAGCACCTCATTGCGATGAGGGTGCCTTCCAAAAGCAGCAATAACCTGCCGTACATCTTGAGCCTGCTTCACCAAAGACCGATATACCGGCGATAGATGCACTGGCGCTTGTGCGGCTATTTCTTCACGAAGGCCGATAAGAAGATCAACGCGCTCAAGGTGATCCTCTCCTTCGCAGTGTCCAAGTGGAAGGCCAAAAACCACCTTGTGCCACGGGGTGGGCAGTTGAGCGTAGTGCCCATTGGTTAGCCCTTCCATGGTGAACGCCAGTGCGGCGGTGTCCTGAGCAAAGGATCTCGCACTGTTTCGCCAAACCGATCTGGAAAACTGATCAAGAACAATGATAAGGGCCAGCCTGCTATTGGGATCGGACGCCCACCCATCAAGGTGGCCTGCCGCCGCTTCCGCTGTTGGCCCTGTAAAGCGGCGCGTAATTTCGCTGTCTGCTCCACCACGCATCCGCCAGAGCCAATGGTCTTTATGGGTTGCAAGATCAGCCTGAAGCGAACGTCCTTCCGGGAACCAGAAATCGAGCACTTCTTGCCAAACTTGGCGCATATTATTGTCATTCATTCGTGGTCAGCTAGGAGTCCGCATGCTCGGTATGGTACAGAAAGGTCTTCTGCGGAACCAATCTGAGAAACTTGTCACCCGTCAATGGTCGCGAGCGTCCTCGCACCTTACGATAGAACCGTCAACTGAACGTCATGGACTGAAATTTTTCAGGATAGCAACTATGAAACGACTTGAACTACTTATTCCGCCACCCCTTATCATGCTGCTTGTCGGACTGATGATGGGGACGTCGGCAAGACTGTTTCCGGCATTGAACCTGGCCTCTCCCAATAACCATATGGTGGCCGTTGCTGTTGCTTTGCTGGGGGTCGCCATGAGTCTGGTTAGTATCGTTGCTTTCAAGCGCGCTCGCACTACGACGGATCCCAGGCGTCCGGCATTGGCCTCGAACTTGATCAACTCAGGGATCTATCGCTACAGCCGAAACCCCATGTATCTTGGTGTGTTGCTTGTTCTTGCCGGATGGGCCGTTTATCTGGGGAACGTGCTGTCGATACTGGGTTTACTTGTTTTTATCGCCTACATCACGCGTTTCCAGATCATTCCCGAGGAACGCCTGTTAAGCCAAAGGTTTGGTGTGGCGTTCGAGAACTACATGAAAGAAGTGCGCCGGTGGCTGTAGGAGGCTTCATGCAAGACGCAAAAAAACCGCTCTGTCCAAGAATCGCTGAACATTTCTGGCTAGTCCTGATATTCCGTAATCGTGTTCCGTAATAGCCGAGGGTTCGGGCGCTAGCTGAGTCAGTTTGACGGTCTCAGGCTTTATCTCGTGCTGGCCGAGAAGGATCGGATGGCGCTGGAACGCTCGCCCGCGTCGCGGCCGGGGCGGCGGGGGAGTCAGCGGTTGGTGATTGTTGGGTGAGAGGCTGGAATTGAGGCGGCCGACTACGCGGCACTCTTCGGCTTTGCAATGCGTTCACGGCGTAGTTCGCCCGCCTGCGCTGCGCCAACGGCGCGCGCGCAACTGGCGAATGACGCGATTGAGCGATTCAATGGCCTTGGTTGTATAGATCACACGCCGGATTTCTGGCGGGTAATCAAGTTCGGCCAATGGGTGCTCCAGGACTTGCCGATATGTGGGCCATCCCACTGGCTGGTGAACAGAAACCCTCCCCTGCTCTTGATCCTAGTCAAGTCGGCAGGGACGAGATGAGGTAAGTTGTAATGAGTACCGCGTAACATAGAAAGCTGATTCCCTACCCGATACTCAGGAGTATTACTCATGGCTAAGATGATGAGAGCGGCAATATTTGTCGAACCCGGTCGTATTGAATTGGCTGACAAGCCCATTCCCGATGTCGGTCCTAATGACGCACTGATTCGTATCACCACGACCACCATCTGCGGCACCGACATCCATATTCTCAAGGGCGAGTACCCGGTGGCAAAGGGCCTGACCATCGGTCACGAGCCGGTGGGCGTGATCGAGAAACTCGGTAGCGCTGTGCAGGGTTACCAGGAAGGCCAGCGGGTAATCGCCGGGGCCATCTGCCCGAATTTCAATTCCTATGCCGCCCAGGATGGCGTGGCATCGCAGGATGGCAGCTATCTGACCGCCGATGGTCGCTGTGGCTGCCACGGCTACAAGGCCACCGCCGGCTGGCGCTTTGGTAATCTGATCGATGGAACCCAGGCTGAGTACGTGCTGGTGCCCGATGCCCAGGCCAACCTGGCGCCGATTCCCGATGGCCTGACCGATGAGCAGGTGCTGATGTGTCCGGATATCATGTCCACCGGCTTCAAGGGCGCGGAGAATGCGAATATCCGTATCGGTGATACCGTGGTGATCTTTGCCCAGGGCCCGATTGGCCTGTGCGCCACCGCGGGTGCCCGGCTGTTGGGGGCGACCACCATCATTGCCGTAGACGGCAATGACCACCGGCTGGATATTGCCCGGCAGATGGGTGCCGATATCACCTTCAACTTCCGCAACTGCGATGTAGTCGAGGAAGTGATGAAGCTTACAGGCGGACGCGGGGCGGATTCATCCATTGAGGCGCTGGGCACCCAGAAGACCTTCAGTCAGTCGCTGCAGGTGCTCAAGCCCGGTGGCACCTTGTCCAGCCTGGGGGTGTACTCCGAGGATCTCAGTATTCCGCTGGGTGCCTTTGCCGCAGGGCTAGGCGACCATCGCATCAACACCGCGCTGTGCCCGGGTGGTAAGGAACGCATGCGCAGGCTGATGAACGTGGTGGCTTCCAACCGACTGGATTTGGGCATACTGGTCACCCATGAGTACGGGCTGGACGACATCGTTGAAGCCTACGACCTGTTCGCCAATCAGCGCGACGGCGTCTTGAAGATCGCTATCAAGCCCTGATAGGGGCATTGGGGCAGAAGAGCGTTTCCTGTATGGGCTGGTTATTCGGGACTCGCTCATCTACCCCACGATACAGGCCCAGAATCAACTACAGATATCAGCGGAGTGCAAGGCATGCCCCAAAAACCAGAACACACGTCCGATTTGCGCCCAGTATCGGCCCTGATTGCTATTGCCATTGGTCTGGGAGTCTGGTTATTGCCCCAGCCCGCCGAGGTGTCCAATCAGGGTTGGTTGATGCTAGCGATGTTTATCGGCACCATTGCTGCAATCATCGGCAAGGCGATGCCACTGGGTGGCCTGTCAATGATCGCCATTGTGCTGGTAGCGGCCAGCCATGTGACCAGTAATGATCCCGGTGAGGCGATCAGGGATGCCCTGAGCAGCTTCAGCAGCCCACTGATCTGGCTGATCGCCGTCGCCGTGATGATCTCACGCAGTCTGACCAAAACCGGCTTGGGCGCTCGCATCGGTTATTACGCCATCTCGTTGTTTGGCAAGCATACGTTAGGGATAGGTTACAGCCTGGCGCTGTCGGAACTGATCCTCGCGCCGGTCACACCCAGCAATACCGCCCGTGGTGGCGGGATTATCCACCCGATCATGCTGTCGATCGCCCACAGCTTCGGCTCCACCCCGCAAGCCAATAGCACCGGTAAGATCGGTAAATACCTGGCCTTGGTGAACTACCATGCCAACCCCATCACCTCGGCCATGTTCATCACTGCCACCGCGCCCAATCCGCTGACTGTCCGGCTGATCGCCGAAGCCACCGGAGCCGCTATCAGCCTGAGTTGGACCACCTGGGCACTGGCCATGCTGCTGCCGGGTCTGGTGGCGCTCGCACTTATGCCGCTGATCCTGTATCTGATCTATCCTCCCGAGATCAAAAATACACCTGATGCCACTACCTTTGCCCGGAATCGGCTGACGGCACTGGGATCCATCTCCCGAAACGAAAAGATCACCCTCGGCGTGTTCTTGATTCTGCTGCTGCTCTGGGCAGATATCCCGATGCGTCTTCTCGGCCCGGTTTTCCAGCTGGACGCCACTACCACCGCGTTTATCGGCCTGTCGATCCTGTTGCTCACCGGCGTACTCACCTGGCAGGACATACTGGGCGAAAAGACCGCCTGGGATACCCTTATCTGGTTCGGTGCGCTGGTAATGATGGCGGGGCAGCTCAACCAGTTAGGCGTGATAGCCTGGTTCTCCAGCACCATGCGCGACATCATCGCCGGGACAGGTATGGGCTGGCAAGGAGCCAGCGCTCTGCTGGTACTGGTCTTCCTGTACTCGCACTACTTCTTTGCCAGCACCACCGCGCATATCACTGCAATGATGGGCGCCTTCCTCGTCGTGGGTCTGGCCTTGGGCGCTCCACCCATGCCGTTTGTGCTGATAATGGCGGCAACTTCCTCCATCATGATGACCCTCACCCACTACGCCACCGGCACCTCACCGGTGATCTTCGGCTCCAACTACGTCACCTTGGGCGAATGGTGGCGGGCCGGATTCATAATGAGCGTTGTGAACTTGCTGATCTGGGTCACCGTCGGCGGTGTCTGGTGGAAGGTACTAGGTTATTGGTAGTGCCATTTAGCTGCCGTAGACCAGGCACTTTTTGCGAATTCCGCAGTAGAACCGCAGTACGAAGAAGCCAGAAAAGCAAAAGCCCTGTAAAAAACAGGGCCTTAGCTTGTCAAATACTGGCGGAGACGGAGGGATTCGAACCCTCGATACGGGTATAAGCCGTATGCTCCCTTAGCAGGGGAGTACCTTCAACCTCTCGGCCACGTCTCCGGAAATAGGCCGCCATTCTATCACGATAAAACGGTGATTTCGGCCGGCAGAGCCAAATTTGGCCCTATCGCGGCGCCTTCCTTGCGGAAGACGGCCGCTACAGCAATCAGGCGGGAGCCTGAGTCTTGTCCTGATCCAGTTCGAAGGCTTTATGCAGCGCTCGTACGGCCAGTTCCATGTACTTGTCGTTGATGATGACGGAGGTCTTGATCTCGCTGGTGCTGATCATCTGGATGTTGATGCCCTCTTCCGACAGAGTGCGGAACATCAGGCTGGCTACGCCCACATGGCTACGCATGCCGATGCCAACGATGGACACCTTGCAGACCTTGTCGTCCGAGACGATATCGGCCGCGCCCACGGCGGGGCCGATCTGCGACTTGAGCAGGTCCAGCGTACGGGCGAAGTCGTTGCGGTTTACAGTGAACGAGAAGTCGGTGGTGCCGGCTACCGACTGGTTCTGCAGGATCATGTCTACATCGATATTGGCGGCGGCAACCGGGCCAAGGATGGAGTAAGCCACGCCCGGGGTGTCGGGGACGGCCAGCAAGGTTACTTTGGCTTCGTCACGGCTGAAGGCGATGCCCGATACAACGGCACGTTCCATTTTCTGATCTTCCTCGAAAGTAATTAGGGTGCCCGAAACCATCTCTTCTTCGACGGGCAGCAAGGGATCGGTAAGCGACGACAATACGCGCACGGGTACTTGGTACTTTCCGGCGAATTCCACCGAGCGGATCTGCAAGACTTTAGAGCCCAGCGAGGCCATCTCCAGCATTTCCTCGAATGACACGACATTCATGCGGCGCGCCTCAGGCACGACGCGTGGATCAGTGGTGTACACGCCGTCCACGTCGGTAAAAATCAGGCACTCGTCTGCCTTCATGGCGGCGGCAACGGCCACGGCCGAAGTGTCTGACCCGCCACGCCCCAGTGTCGTGATGTTGCCATCGTCGTCAACGCCCTGGAAACCGGTCACGATCACGACGCGCCCGGCGTCAAGATCGCCCTGGATGCGTGCGTCGTCGATAGACAGTATGCGCGCCCGGTTGAAGGATGAATCGGTACGGACGGGAACCTGCCAGCCGGCATAGCTGCGGGCGGAGACGCCTTGCGACATCAACGCCATGGCCAGCAAGGCACTGCTGGCCTGTTCGCCCGTGGCTGCCAACATGTCAAGCTCACGCGCATCGGGCTGCGGGGAAATCTCTTTGGCTAGGCCCAGCAAGCGGTTGGTTTCTCCGGACATGGCCGAGGGAACCACCACAACCTGGTGGCCGGCCGCGTGCCATTTCGCAACGCGGCGCGCTACGTTCTGGATGCGTTCGACCGATCCCATGGAGGTGCCGCCGTACTTCTGAACAATCAGGGACATCGTTTACTCTGCGTTAAATTGCGAAAAGCCTGCGCGAAAGTGGCGCAAAACGAAGCATTTTAACGTTTTTCGAGAAGCTCGTTTTGAGGCACGGCGGGCACATCAAGCATGACCCGGCCGCGTGTGCATCGTATGACCGCCGCTCCATGCTTGACTTGCATCTGCCTGTCATGGCCCAGCGCATGCAAGGTGCGTAACTGACGCATCAGGTCCTGCAAGCGTGCATCGGTGGGCATGCGCTGCCCTAGCCGGCCCAGCCAATACCGCAGCACCAGGGCTTGGCGCGCGGTCGACAAAAGCCGCCACAGGGCCAGCAAGAAGCTGCGCCCATCCTCCCCAGGATCCAGTCCGGCGAAGTCTTGCGCAGCCACCTCATCCAGGATCTGCGCCACTTCAGCGCTTTGCCTGGCATGGCGCAGCAAGGTGGCCTGCCAGCCAGGCCAGCGCTCGTCCAGATCGGGCACGAGGCGTTCACGCACGGCGGCTCGGGTGTAGGTATCGTCGGCATTGGTGGGGTCGTGTACGGGCGCCCAGCCTGTTGCCGCCTCGAACGCTGTCGCCTGCGCCAGGATGTCGGCCCGAGCTATGTCCAGCCAGGGGCGCAGATAAGTCAGTCCGTCGCGCCGCATGCTGGGCGCCATAGCGGCAAGCCCGGTTGGGCCGGCGCCGCGCAACAGCCGCAACAGCACCGTTTCTGCCTGATCATTGCGGTGATGTGCCAGCAACAGATGCTGCACCCCTGTTACCGCAGCCAACTGCGAAAAAGCCCGGTAGCGGGCATCGCGCGCGGCGGATTCCATGCCATCGTTAGCGGCGCCCGTCACCTGGACCCTCAGGCTGTGGCAAGGAAGCCGCAGCCCTTGCGCAAGGTCGTGCACATGCGCCCGCCAGCGGTCGGCAGGCGCCTGAAGGCCGTGATGGATATGAAAGCAATGAAGTTCCAGCCCGCGTTCGCGCGCGTACGCGGCGGCATGCACGGCCAGCATGGCAGAATCGGCACCCCCGCTTAGTGCGACGGCCAGGCAGGACGGCACTTCAGGCAAGGCGCCCAGCGCAGCGTCTAAGGCTTGCACCATGGGCGCCGACAAGGCGGGCCGCAAGAAGGCCGACTGGGGCATGGCGCCGGTTTAGCGCACTTCCTGGAAGCGGCCGTAGGACATCAGGCGTTGCAGGCGGTGCTCGATAAGTTGGTCGGCCGACATGCCGGACACCTGGCGCAGCGAATCGGCAAGTGCCCGGCTTAGTTGGCGGGCCATGACGACCGGGTCGCGATGGGCGCCACCGACGGGCTCGTTGACGATGCGGTCGATCAGGCCCAGCTCTTTCAGCCTTGGCGCGGTAATGGCCAAGGCCTCTGCTGCGGTCGAGGCTTTCTCGGCGCTACGCCACAGGATGGACGCGCAACCCTCGGGCGAGATGACGGCATAGGTGGAATATTGCAGCATCATCACCACGTCGCCAACCGCGATTGCCAGGGCCCCACCCGAGCCGCCCTCGCCGATGATGGTCGCAATAATAGGCACCCTCAGTTCGGCCATGGCATACAGGTTATGCCCGATGGCTTCGGACTGGCCGCGCTCTTCGGCGCCTATGCCCGGGTAGGCGCCCGGCGTATCGACAAAGGTAAAAACCGGCAATTGGAATTTTTCGGCAAGCCGCATCAGGCGCAGCGCCTTGCGATAGCCTTCGGGTCGCGGCATGCCGAAGTTACGCATGGCGCGTTCCTTGGTGTCGCGTCCTTTTTGGTGCCCGATCACCATGCAAGGCGTGCCATTGAAGCGCGCCAACCCGCCGACAATGGCCAGGTCATCGGCATACATGCGGTCGCCGTGCAGCTCGTGGAAGTCGGTGAAGACCTCGCGCACATAGTCCAGCGTATAGGGTCGCTGCGGGTGCCGTGCCACCAGGGCGGTTTGCCAGGGCGTAAGCTTGGAATAGATGCTTTTTGCCAAAGCCTGGTTCTTTTGCTGCAGCCGACCCACCTCTTCAGAGATATCGACGGCGGAATCCGTTTGCACGAAACGCAGCTCCTCGATCTTGTTCTCGAGTTCGGCCAGGGGCTGTTCAAATTCCAGGAAGGTATTACGCATAAGAGCTTGGTTCCAGAGTAGAGCGTTCGGGCTGTTCAGTACTGTACGGATGCCGGATCCAGGCTGCGCCATAGATACCAGGTGGCGACCGTACGCCAAGGCGCCCACGCCTGAGCGACCTCGCGCGCTTCGAAGCGCGACACAGGCTCACCGCTAAAGTAGTGTAACGAAATTGCCTTGAGCAGGCTGGCATCATCCAGCGGCAGGATGTCTGGCCGCTGAAGGTTAAAGATCAAGAACATCTCGGCAGTCCAGCGACCGATTCCGCGTATTGCGCAAAGGTCGGCAATGACCGCTTCATCGTCCATCGCGTCCCAGGCCGCAGGCTTTACCTTCTTTTCGGCAAAGTGCGTCGCCAGGTCCAGGATGTATTCGGATTTGCGCTTGGACAAGCCGCAAAGCCGGATGTCTTCCGCCGCCAGCGCCATGACGGCGCGCGGCGTGGGGTTGCGTCCGCAAGCATCGGTAAAGCGCTGCCACATGGCATCGGCGGAGCGTATGGAGATCTGTTGGCCGACAATGGCTCGCGCCAGGGTAACGAAGGGAGACGCCGAGGGCGCCAGCCACTCGGAGCGATGACGAGGGATGAGTTTTTTCAGGATGCGATCCCGACCCATTAACTGCGTCGACGCCTCGTCCCAGAACTCGGGTTTCTCGCGCGATACCGCTGGACTGTCTGACATTCCCCTCCCCTTCCTTAGGCCCGTCGCCACTGCGTGACGCCGCCCGCCTTATCTTCCAGCTCGACGCCGGCCGCTTGCAGTTCGCTGCGTATGCGGTCGGCTTCGGCAAAATTGCGCTGCTGCTTGGCATCGGCGCGCGCCTGGATCAAGGCCTCGATCTGTTCGCCGGACAAGACGGTATCCGCGCTGCCGGAGCGTTGATAGCGGCTGGGCGATTGCAGATAGCGGGCCGGGTCTGCTTGCAGCAGGCCCAGTACCCCGCCCAAGCTGCGTAGCAGGCCGGCCGTTGTGGCAGAGCCGGTACGGTTGGCCTCAGTGGACAGCTCGAACAGAACCGCCACCGCGCCAGCCGTATTGAAGTCGTCGTCCATGGCCTCGCGAAAGGCGCGTGCTGCCGGTGCGCTCCAATCGATTTCGATGGGCTCTGCCGGAACATTGTGCAGCGTCTGGTAGAGGCGGTCCAGCGCATTTTGCGCATCCAGCAGGTTGTCGGGCGCATAGTTTTGTGGACTGCGGTAATGATTGCGCACAATAAAGAATCGCAGCATTTCGGCCTCGCGCGGGTTCGCCTCGTAGCGTGCCTGATCGTCGGGCAAGCCGGCATCGGCCGCAACGGTTGCACGTATGGTGCGAAAGTTACCCAGCGACTTGGACATTTTGTCGGCATCGACCATAAGCGGACCGCAATGCATCCAGATGGACGCCAGGCTTCCGCCGAAAGCGCCCTCGGTTTGGGCGATCTCGTTCTCGTGATGCGGGAACTTCAGGTCGGGGCCGCCGCCGTGGATATCCAGCGGCAGGTCCAACAAGGCCTTGCTCATGGCAGAGCATTCAATATGCCAGCCAGGGCGCCCCATGCCGTAGGGAGAATCCCACTTGGACTCGGGCGGCTCGTCGGCCTTGGCGGATTTCCACAACACAAAGTCCAGCGGGTCGCGCTTGGCTGATGCGACGGCCACGCGTTCGCCCGCCCGCAAGTCGTCCAGCGACTTGCCCGACAGCTTGCCGTAACCGGGAAACTCGCGCACGGCGTAATTGACGTCGCCATCGTCGGACTGGTAGGCCAGGCCCTTGTCTTCCAATAGCTTGATAATGCCCAGCATCTCGCCCACGTGCTCGGTGGCCCGCGGCTCGGCGTCGGGCGCTGCCACCCCCAGCGCCTGCTCGTCGGCATGCATGGCATCGATATAGAACGAAGTGACTTCGTTCATGCGCCGCCCGCTTTGCACGGCGCGGCGTATGATTTTGTCGTCGATATCGGTAATGTTGCGCACATAGTTGACTTGATAGCCGCTGCAACGCAGCCACCGCTGCACCACGTCAAAGCTCACCAGCATGCGTGCATGCCCAAGATGACAAAAATCGTAGACGGTCATGCCGCAAACATACATGCGGACCTGCCCGGGCTCTACGGTTTTCAGAGGCTCTTTGGCGCGCGAAAGGGTGTTATAAATGTGCAGCATGTGCAAGTAAATTTCTTGTCAGTAAATACGATTACGGGCCTGATCAATACAGGCCCGGTTGCGGTAAACTCGGCGCGAGCCGGCAAGCAAGGCTAAAATGGTGGTCGATAAGTATAGCAAGCCGACCACACCGGCGCCGCGCGCCGCATGGCCTGACGTCGTTCCAGATGGACGCTATACCCGCAATACAACCCTTATAAATAGGTGCAAGCCTGTGGTTCGAATTTTTAGTCCTGTCGTGGCCATTGTGCTGTTCACAGGCTGGCTGTCGATATCGTCCGTCCATGCCCAGACCGATGTTGCAGGCCTGGTGCCGCACGTCGATCTTACCTCCTCGCTGAACCCGGGTCCAGACGCCCCCAGCATGGCCACAGCGCTCCTGGGCGTAAGTTTTTCAAGCAAGGGCCCCAGCGACGGCAAACTGTTTGACGACGCCGCCCCGGAAGAAAAAGGCTGGAAAGGGCTGGCCACGCTGCTCGAAGCCCTGACACCGTCCATCGACACCGACATCCCGCTTACCTCGGCCCAAATTACAGAGCGCATCAGCAAGATGCTCGACGAAGGCCAGAACGAAGAGGCCTTGCGCATCATTCAACAACGCAGCGCACAACTGCAGGAACAAGGCGCAATGGGTACCGATGTGCAGTTGCTGTTTTTGCACGGCCGCGCGCTATCTGCCCTGGGCCGCCATAACGAGGCCATCGAAATCTATCGCGACATGACCACGCTGTATCCCGAGCTGCCCGAGCCCTGGAACAACCTTGCGGCCGAATACGTCAGGCAAGGCAAACTGCACATGGCACAAGACGCCCTGAACATGTCGCTGGCCGCCAACCCCAATTATGCGACGGCACGCGCCAATCTGGGCGAAGTCCAACTTATGCTGGCTCGCGCATCCTTTCAGGACGCAGCACGGCTGGGGGTCGCCCCGGCATCATCCAAGGCCGCCGCAACGGCCGACATCCTCCGTAACTAAGTCAGCGAAACCACATGAATTCCAACACTACCCCTACTTGCGCGCACGGCCTGTGGTCACGCGCGTTCAGCCTGGTCTGCGCAATGTCGCTTGCCCTGTGCATGGGCAGCGCCGCGCAGGCGGCCTCATCCACTCCTAATCAAGGTAAATCCATGAGCACAACCAACCCTCAAGTCAAACTGCAAACAAGCCAGGGCGACATCCTGATCGAACTCTACGCTGACAAAGCGCCCAAGACGGTCGAAAGCTTCCTGGCCTATGTCAAGGAAGGCTTTTACGACGGCACGGTTTTTCACCGCGTCATCAATAACTTCATGGTGCAGGGCGGCGGCTTCGATGTCGCCATGAAGCAGAAGCCAACCCACGCCCCTGTCGAGAACGAAGCCAACAACGGCCTCAAGAACGACAAGTACACTTTGGCCATGGCTCGTACTGCCGACCCGCATTCGGCCACGGCACAGTTCTTCATCAACGTTGCCGACAACGATTTCCTGAACTTCACATCCCCCACTCCGAATGGCTGGGGTTACGCCGTGTTCGGCAAAGTTGTCGACGGCACCGATGTCGTCGACCAGATCAAGTCGGTCAAGACAGGCAACAAGGGCTTCCACCAAGACGTGCCAGTCGAAGACGTACTGATCGAGAAAGCCACGGTCGTTGAATAAGCTTGAACTGCCGGGCAGGGTCTGGATCGCCTCGGACATCCATCTGGGGCCCGACACTCCTGCCACCGCCCAGGCGTTTCACCGCTTCCTGATCAAGGCATCCGCGCAGGCGGATGCCTTGATCTTGTGCGGCGACATTTTCGATGCCTGGATAGGTGACGACGTGGCGCTCTCGGCGCCGCCACCCTGGTTGGCGGAGACCCTGACAGAACTGGGGCACGTCTCTGAAAAAATACCGTTATGGCTGGGCCGCGGCAACCGCGACTTCCTGATCGGACGTGCGCTGGCGGGCCACGTTGGCGCGCAGCTACTGCCGGACCAAGTATGCCTGGCCACCGATGCCGGCCCCATCCTGCTGTCGCACGGCGACGAATACTGTCTTGCCGACAAAAGCTATCAGCGCTTCCGGCGCCTTGTGCGCTGCCCTGCCGTGCAGTGGCTTTTTCTGCGCCTCAGCCTTTCCTTCAGGCGCGGCATAGCCGACTTCGCCCGCAAGCGCAGCATGGCGTCCAATCGCCATAAAGCCATGGAAATCATGGACGTCAGTCCATCGGCCATAGAGCAGGCTTTTTCAGGCACAGACGCCGACATCATGGTTCACGGCCATACCCACCGGCCGCAACTGCACCGACTGACAGTGGGCGGACGCGAGCGCCGCCGTTATGTACTACCCGACTGGGATTACGATCACGGCGACACCCCGCGCGGTGGGTGGCTGGCCGTCGATGCTACGGGCCCGCATTTGGTTCAAGCGTCGAAATTAAGTTGAAGCCCCGCGGCTTCGCCTCGCTGACGTACCTGTACCCGGCGAGCCAGGCGGCTCAATAGATAAGAAGTCATGTGGGCAGTGGCTTCCGGGTCGTCCATCAATTCAACGGCAGAAGGCGCTGCATCACGCGGCGCGGGCAGGGCCTGGCCCTTGTATGAAAAACTGACGCGCAAGGCATATTCATCGAAGCGCGTCCTGACTTCAAGTTCCGGCTCTTCCTGAGCTATCCGACCGCTGTGGGCCAGCAGATCAAAGGCTTGCCATACCGCTTGTTCTGCACGCTGTACGGCATCGCGCCTTGCGCCCCACAGGCGTCCCTGGTTTTCCATGAACAGGTTCAGATCGTCGGCTGTCGTGGCGTCCACCTTGAAGCGCTGCGTCGTACGGCGGGATGAGCCCAGGCGGAACAGCATGGTCAAGGCCAGAGCCACCAGCGTGCCATTGGTGACACCAGCCAGATCCATGAAACCGGCCAGGGGCGCATACTC from Pollutimonas thiosulfatoxidans includes:
- a CDS encoding dienelactone hydrolase family protein, which produces MPHEQVAIQTRDGECHAHVMSPADQGPWPAVIFYADAGGIRPAVVDMAQRLADAGYLVLLPDLFYRYGPYGPLVPTEVFKGDVGAILGPLMATTNNIKAAEDTEAFLAYLNTRTDVAGDKAGAVGFCMGGGMAITSAATHSDHFAAVASFHGGNLANDAPSSPHRFAPKLKAELYVAGADNDASYPPAMAERLEAALTEAGVRHFAEIYPGAAHGWMMPDFPVYDRVSAERGWQAMLALFHRNLRNDKILKCS
- a CDS encoding DUF924 family protein, coding for MNDNNMRQVWQEVLDFWFPEGRSLQADLATHKDHWLWRMRGGADSEITRRFTGPTAEAAAGHLDGWASDPNSRLALIIVLDQFSRSVWRNSARSFAQDTAALAFTMEGLTNGHYAQLPTPWHKVVFGLPLGHCEGEDHLERVDLLIGLREEIAAQAPVHLSPVYRSLVKQAQDVRQVIAAFGRHPHRNEVLGRPSRLDEEAYLAKKQFPHLRAFQDLIIP
- a CDS encoding methyltransferase family protein; the protein is MKRLELLIPPPLIMLLVGLMMGTSARLFPALNLASPNNHMVAVAVALLGVAMSLVSIVAFKRARTTTDPRRPALASNLINSGIYRYSRNPMYLGVLLVLAGWAVYLGNVLSILGLLVFIAYITRFQIIPEERLLSQRFGVAFENYMKEVRRWL
- a CDS encoding NAD(P)-dependent alcohol dehydrogenase; this encodes MAKMMRAAIFVEPGRIELADKPIPDVGPNDALIRITTTTICGTDIHILKGEYPVAKGLTIGHEPVGVIEKLGSAVQGYQEGQRVIAGAICPNFNSYAAQDGVASQDGSYLTADGRCGCHGYKATAGWRFGNLIDGTQAEYVLVPDAQANLAPIPDGLTDEQVLMCPDIMSTGFKGAENANIRIGDTVVIFAQGPIGLCATAGARLLGATTIIAVDGNDHRLDIARQMGADITFNFRNCDVVEEVMKLTGGRGADSSIEALGTQKTFSQSLQVLKPGGTLSSLGVYSEDLSIPLGAFAAGLGDHRINTALCPGGKERMRRLMNVVASNRLDLGILVTHEYGLDDIVEAYDLFANQRDGVLKIAIKP
- a CDS encoding DASS family sodium-coupled anion symporter, which produces MPQKPEHTSDLRPVSALIAIAIGLGVWLLPQPAEVSNQGWLMLAMFIGTIAAIIGKAMPLGGLSMIAIVLVAASHVTSNDPGEAIRDALSSFSSPLIWLIAVAVMISRSLTKTGLGARIGYYAISLFGKHTLGIGYSLALSELILAPVTPSNTARGGGIIHPIMLSIAHSFGSTPQANSTGKIGKYLALVNYHANPITSAMFITATAPNPLTVRLIAEATGAAISLSWTTWALAMLLPGLVALALMPLILYLIYPPEIKNTPDATTFARNRLTALGSISRNEKITLGVFLILLLLWADIPMRLLGPVFQLDATTTAFIGLSILLLTGVLTWQDILGEKTAWDTLIWFGALVMMAGQLNQLGVIAWFSSTMRDIIAGTGMGWQGASALLVLVFLYSHYFFASTTAHITAMMGAFLVVGLALGAPPMPFVLIMAATSSIMMTLTHYATGTSPVIFGSNYVTLGEWWRAGFIMSVVNLLIWVTVGGVWWKVLGYW
- a CDS encoding aspartate kinase, whose amino-acid sequence is MSLIVQKYGGTSMGSVERIQNVARRVAKWHAAGHQVVVVPSAMSGETNRLLGLAKEISPQPDARELDMLAATGEQASSALLAMALMSQGVSARSYAGWQVPVRTDSSFNRARILSIDDARIQGDLDAGRVVIVTGFQGVDDDGNITTLGRGGSDTSAVAVAAAMKADECLIFTDVDGVYTTDPRVVPEARRMNVVSFEEMLEMASLGSKVLQIRSVEFAGKYQVPVRVLSSLTDPLLPVEEEMVSGTLITFEEDQKMERAVVSGIAFSRDEAKVTLLAVPDTPGVAYSILGPVAAANIDVDMILQNQSVAGTTDFSFTVNRNDFARTLDLLKSQIGPAVGAADIVSDDKVCKVSIVGIGMRSHVGVASLMFRTLSEEGINIQMISTSEIKTSVIINDKYMELAVRALHKAFELDQDKTQAPA